Proteins encoded together in one Micromonospora auratinigra window:
- a CDS encoding MFS transporter yields MSTPAPALRTGTAAGRGTLLAAILASGMVFLDSTVVNVALPRLGAELGATVAGLQWTVNGYLLMLAAFVLLGGALGDRFGRRRVFLLGVVWFAVASVLCGLAQGTGWLIAARFLQGAGGALLTPGSLSVLQASFHPDDRGRAIGTWSGLSGVSTALGPFLGGWLIDALSWRWIFFINLPLAVGVVLAALRWVPESCDAAVTRTGPGRRFDVAGALLGALGLGGVTYALIDAPARGAGSPLVVVAALVGLLAAVAFVLLERRRGDGAMLPTGLFTSRLFSVLNVFTVVVYAALGGFTFFLAVYLQNVVGWSALLTGLATLPLTVLLLVGSARAGALSARIGPRLPLTVGPVVAALGLLLLRRVGPGASYWVDVLPGVTLFGAGLTLVVAPLTASVLAAVADRFAGVASGFNNAASRAGGLLAVAALPLLVGLSGTGYEQRTALTSAYRGALLWCAGLLLAGAVMAAVLIHRPPRAERDGAPG; encoded by the coding sequence ATGAGCACACCTGCGCCCGCGCTGCGCACCGGCACCGCCGCCGGGCGGGGCACCCTGCTCGCCGCGATCCTCGCCTCCGGCATGGTCTTCCTGGACAGCACCGTGGTCAACGTGGCGCTGCCCCGGCTCGGCGCGGAGCTGGGGGCCACGGTGGCCGGTCTGCAGTGGACCGTGAACGGCTACCTGCTCATGTTGGCCGCGTTCGTGCTGCTCGGCGGGGCGCTCGGCGACCGGTTCGGCCGGCGGCGGGTCTTCCTGCTCGGCGTGGTCTGGTTCGCGGTGGCCTCCGTGCTCTGCGGGCTGGCCCAGGGCACCGGCTGGCTGATCGCGGCCCGCTTCCTCCAGGGCGCCGGCGGGGCGCTGCTCACGCCCGGCTCGCTCTCCGTGCTCCAGGCCAGCTTCCACCCGGACGACCGGGGCAGGGCGATCGGCACCTGGTCCGGTCTCTCCGGCGTCTCCACCGCGCTCGGCCCGTTCCTCGGCGGCTGGCTGATCGACGCGCTGTCCTGGCGATGGATCTTCTTCATCAACCTGCCGCTGGCGGTGGGGGTGGTGCTCGCCGCGCTGCGCTGGGTGCCGGAGAGCTGCGACGCGGCGGTGACGCGTACCGGGCCGGGGCGGCGGTTCGACGTGGCCGGGGCGCTGCTCGGCGCGCTCGGCCTCGGTGGCGTCACGTACGCGCTGATCGACGCCCCGGCGCGCGGCGCCGGCTCTCCGCTGGTGGTGGTGGCGGCGCTGGTGGGGCTGCTCGCCGCGGTGGCCTTCGTGCTGCTCGAACGGCGGCGCGGGGACGGCGCGATGCTCCCCACCGGACTCTTCACCAGCCGGCTCTTCTCGGTGCTGAACGTCTTCACCGTGGTGGTGTACGCGGCGCTCGGCGGGTTCACCTTCTTCCTCGCCGTCTACCTGCAGAACGTGGTGGGCTGGTCGGCGCTGCTGACCGGCCTGGCCACCCTGCCGCTGACCGTGCTGCTGCTGGTCGGCTCGGCCCGGGCCGGGGCGCTCTCCGCCCGGATCGGTCCCCGGCTGCCGCTGACCGTCGGCCCGGTGGTCGCCGCGCTCGGCCTGCTGCTGCTGCGCCGGGTCGGACCGGGCGCGTCGTACTGGGTGGACGTGCTGCCGGGGGTGACCCTGTTCGGGGCCGGCCTGACCCTGGTGGTGGCCCCGCTGACCGCGTCGGTGCTGGCCGCCGTGGCCGACCGGTTCGCCGGGGTGGCGAGCGGCTTCAACAACGCCGCGTCGCGGGCCGGCGGGCTGCTGGCGGTGGCCGCGCTGCCGCTGCTGGTCGGCCTCAGCGGCACCGGCTACGAGCAGCGGACGGCGCTCACCTCGGCGTACCGGGGCGCGCTGCTCTGGTGCGCCGGTCTGCTGCTGGCCGGGGCGGTGATGGCCGCCGTGCTGATCCACCGGCCGCCCCGGGCGGAGCGCGACGGGGCCCCCGGCTGA
- a CDS encoding YbaB/EbfC family nucleoid-associated protein, protein MQQMLKQAQKMQQQIAKAQAELAEAELTGTAGGGLVTATVAGTGELKAIKIDPKAVDPEDVETLEDLVVAAVHNAAEAARELTEKKMGPVAGGMGGLGLPGF, encoded by the coding sequence ATGCAGCAGATGCTGAAGCAGGCGCAGAAGATGCAGCAGCAGATCGCCAAGGCCCAGGCCGAGCTGGCCGAGGCGGAGCTGACCGGTACCGCGGGCGGTGGCCTGGTCACCGCGACCGTCGCCGGCACCGGCGAGCTGAAGGCGATCAAGATCGACCCGAAGGCGGTCGACCCGGAGGACGTGGAGACCCTGGAGGACCTGGTCGTCGCGGCCGTGCACAACGCCGCCGAGGCGGCCCGCGAGCTGACCGAGAAGAAGATGGGCCCGGTCGCGGGCGGGATGGGCGGCCTCGGCCTGCCCGGGTTCTGA
- the recR gene encoding recombination mediator RecR, with protein sequence MYEGAIQDLIDELGRLPGVGPKSAQRIAFHVLSADPADVNRLAGALRKVKELVRFCTTCYNVAESEQCRICRDPRRTDEVLCVVEEPKDVVAIERTGEFRGRYHVLGGAINPLEGIGPDNLRVRELMTRLGGGTVRELILATDPNTEGEATATYLALLVKPMGIAVTRLASGLPVGGDLEYADEITLGRAFEGRRAV encoded by the coding sequence ATGTACGAGGGTGCCATCCAGGACCTGATCGACGAGCTGGGCCGGCTGCCGGGCGTGGGCCCGAAGAGTGCCCAGCGGATCGCCTTCCACGTCCTCTCCGCCGACCCGGCCGACGTCAACCGGCTGGCCGGCGCGTTGCGCAAGGTCAAGGAGCTGGTGCGCTTCTGCACCACCTGCTACAACGTCGCCGAGTCCGAGCAGTGCCGGATCTGCCGCGACCCGCGCCGCACCGACGAGGTGCTCTGCGTGGTCGAGGAGCCGAAGGACGTGGTGGCGATCGAGCGGACCGGTGAGTTCCGCGGCCGCTACCACGTGCTCGGCGGCGCGATCAATCCGCTGGAGGGGATCGGCCCGGACAACCTGCGGGTCCGCGAGCTGATGACCCGGCTGGGCGGGGGCACCGTGCGCGAGCTGATCCTCGCCACCGACCCGAACACCGAGGGCGAGGCCACGGCGACGTACCTGGCCCTGCTGGTCAAGCCGATGGGGATCGCGGTGACCCGGCTGGCGAGCGGCCTCCCGGTCGGCGGCGACCTCGAGTACGCCGACGAGATCACGCTGGGGCGGGCGTTCGAGGGCCGCCGGGCCGTCTGA
- a CDS encoding ABC transporter ATP-binding protein: MSLLDVRDLSVVFQRRGERPFTAVDQVSFSVEPGQTVGLVGESGCGKSVTSLAIMGLLPRRGNKVTGEVLFEGTDLLKLRPDDLRDRRGRDIGMIFQDPLSSLNPVIPIGVQVAEVLERHRGMDRKAAMKEARELLDAVGIPDPARRLTEYPHQISGGMRQRALIAIALACKPRLLIADEPTTALDVTIQAQILTLLKQLVDETGTALIMITHDLGVVAGLCDTVNVLYGGKVVERAARHELFGRPRHPYTHGLLNSVPRLDSPRGERLHAIRGSVSDNIPWVEGCAFAPRCDHVVDACLDGTPPLEPTATGGDLRCNNPVSEEVAVP, from the coding sequence ATGAGCCTGCTCGACGTACGCGACCTGAGCGTGGTGTTCCAGCGCCGGGGCGAGCGCCCGTTCACCGCGGTCGACCAGGTCAGCTTCAGCGTGGAGCCGGGGCAGACCGTCGGCCTGGTCGGCGAGTCCGGCTGCGGCAAGAGCGTGACCAGCCTGGCGATCATGGGCCTACTGCCGCGACGCGGCAACAAGGTCACCGGCGAGGTGCTCTTCGAGGGCACCGACCTGCTGAAGCTGCGCCCCGACGACCTGCGGGACCGGCGCGGCCGGGACATCGGCATGATCTTCCAGGACCCGCTCTCCTCCCTGAACCCGGTGATCCCGATCGGCGTGCAGGTGGCCGAGGTGCTGGAGCGGCACCGGGGGATGGACCGCAAGGCGGCGATGAAGGAGGCCCGGGAACTGCTCGACGCGGTCGGCATCCCGGATCCGGCCCGGCGGCTCACCGAGTACCCGCACCAGATCTCCGGCGGCATGCGCCAGCGCGCGCTGATCGCCATCGCGCTGGCCTGCAAGCCCCGCCTGCTGATCGCCGACGAGCCGACCACCGCGCTGGACGTGACCATCCAGGCGCAGATCCTCACCCTGCTCAAGCAGCTCGTGGACGAGACCGGCACCGCGCTGATCATGATCACGCACGACCTGGGCGTGGTGGCCGGCCTCTGCGACACGGTCAACGTGCTCTACGGCGGCAAGGTGGTCGAGCGGGCCGCCCGGCACGAGCTGTTCGGCCGGCCCCGGCACCCGTACACGCACGGGCTGCTGAACTCGGTGCCGCGGCTGGACTCGCCGCGCGGCGAGCGGCTGCACGCGATCCGCGGGTCCGTCTCCGACAACATCCCGTGGGTCGAGGGGTGCGCCTTCGCGCCCCGGTGCGACCACGTGGTGGACGCCTGCCTGGACGGCACCCCACCGCTCGAACCCACCGCGACCGGCGGCGACCTGCGCTGCAACAACCCCGTTTCCGAGGAGGTGGCGGTCCCGTGA
- a CDS encoding ABC transporter permease has product MSDPVTRPTVGTQREAVDPAAVAEKPEGVTPRGLGRLSATKRARLESLAQTSADKGGVSLLRDAFRRLRRNPVAIVGAVIVGLFVLVAIFAPLLAPHDAGQTFEELNKKITPDSIPGGSSEFPLGSDPLGRDFLSRMIYGSQQTLFVGVVATLIGLGLGVLIGAIAGAFGGWVDNILMRLTDVMLALPALLLAISLVAMASRASQWTVILAVAIVNVPIFARLLRGSMLAQRESDHVLAARALGVKQGAIVLRHMLPNAMTAVIVQATLTLSTAILEAASLSFLGLGDQDRNRAEWGLMLGNDGVRYFEVRPELAYYPAIAIIIVALGFTLLGEGMREAIDPKNRR; this is encoded by the coding sequence ATGAGTGATCCGGTCACCCGGCCCACCGTGGGCACCCAGCGCGAGGCCGTCGACCCGGCCGCCGTCGCGGAGAAGCCCGAGGGCGTCACCCCGCGCGGTCTCGGCCGGCTCAGCGCGACCAAACGGGCGCGGCTGGAGTCGCTGGCCCAGACCAGCGCCGACAAGGGCGGGGTCAGCCTGCTGCGGGACGCGTTCCGCCGGTTGCGCCGCAACCCGGTGGCGATCGTCGGCGCGGTCATCGTCGGCCTCTTCGTGCTGGTGGCGATCTTCGCGCCGCTGCTCGCCCCCCACGATGCCGGCCAGACCTTCGAAGAACTCAACAAGAAGATCACCCCCGACAGCATTCCGGGCGGCAGCAGCGAGTTCCCGTTAGGTTCCGACCCGCTCGGACGCGACTTCCTCTCCCGGATGATCTACGGCAGCCAGCAGACTCTCTTCGTCGGCGTGGTGGCCACCCTGATCGGCCTGGGTCTCGGCGTGCTGATCGGCGCAATCGCCGGCGCCTTCGGCGGCTGGGTCGACAACATCCTGATGCGGCTCACCGACGTGATGCTCGCGCTGCCCGCCCTGCTGCTGGCGATCAGCCTGGTCGCCATGGCCAGCCGGGCCAGCCAGTGGACGGTCATCCTCGCGGTGGCCATCGTCAACGTGCCGATCTTCGCCCGGCTGCTGCGCGGCTCGATGCTCGCCCAACGGGAGAGCGACCACGTGCTGGCCGCCCGCGCGCTGGGCGTGAAGCAGGGCGCCATCGTGCTGCGGCACATGCTGCCGAACGCGATGACCGCGGTGATCGTGCAGGCCACCCTGACCCTCTCCACCGCGATCCTGGAGGCGGCCTCGCTCTCCTTCCTCGGTCTCGGTGACCAGGACCGCAACCGGGCCGAGTGGGGCCTGATGCTCGGCAACGACGGCGTCCGCTACTTCGAGGTCCGGCCGGAGCTGGCCTACTACCCGGCCATCGCGATCATCATCGTCGCGCTCGGCTTCACCCTGCTGGGTGAGGGCATGCGCGAGGCGATCGACCCGAAGAACCGGCGGTGA
- a CDS encoding ABC transporter ATP-binding protein — MTEERTEALVELRDLKVHFPIKSGVLFDRTVGYVYAVDGVSLSIRKGETYGLVGESGCGKSTLGRGLLRLVEPTDGEIVFDGTDVRSLKGEAMRKARSRMQMIFQDPLSSLDPRQSVESLLVEGLKAHGLAGDKAATAKKLRDALAAVGLPASALSKYPHEFSGGQRQRIGIARALVLDPDLIVADEPVSALDVSIQAQVLNLLEDIQNERGLTYLIIAHDLAVVRHIADTVGVMYLGGLVEEASSDDLYTEPMHPYTKALMSAVPVPDPQVEDHRERILLAGDLPSPTNPPAGCRFHTRCPWAQPTRCADERPALREVLDGHRVACHWAEDIAAGRIRPHEVEVELVRPDDGAAPGDTGELIPTP, encoded by the coding sequence GTGACCGAGGAACGGACCGAGGCCCTGGTCGAACTGCGCGACCTGAAGGTCCACTTCCCGATCAAGAGCGGCGTGCTGTTCGACCGTACGGTCGGCTACGTCTACGCCGTCGACGGCGTCTCCCTGTCGATCCGCAAGGGTGAGACGTACGGGCTGGTGGGCGAGTCGGGCTGCGGCAAGTCCACCCTCGGCCGGGGCCTGCTGCGGCTGGTCGAGCCGACCGACGGCGAGATCGTCTTCGACGGCACCGACGTCCGCTCGCTCAAGGGCGAGGCGATGCGCAAGGCGCGCAGCCGGATGCAGATGATCTTCCAGGACCCGCTGTCCAGCCTGGATCCCCGCCAGTCGGTGGAGTCGCTGCTGGTCGAGGGGCTCAAGGCGCACGGCCTGGCCGGCGACAAGGCGGCCACGGCCAAGAAGCTCCGGGACGCCCTCGCCGCCGTCGGCCTGCCCGCCTCGGCGCTGAGCAAGTACCCGCACGAGTTCTCCGGCGGCCAGCGGCAGCGCATCGGCATCGCCCGTGCGCTGGTGCTCGACCCGGACCTCATCGTCGCCGACGAGCCCGTCTCCGCGCTCGACGTGTCCATCCAGGCGCAGGTGCTCAACCTGCTGGAGGACATCCAGAACGAGCGGGGACTGACGTACCTGATCATCGCGCACGACCTGGCGGTGGTCCGGCACATCGCCGACACGGTCGGGGTGATGTACCTGGGCGGGCTGGTCGAGGAGGCGTCCAGCGACGACCTCTACACCGAGCCGATGCACCCGTACACGAAGGCGCTGATGTCTGCGGTGCCGGTGCCGGACCCGCAGGTGGAGGACCACCGCGAGCGGATCCTGCTCGCCGGTGACCTGCCCTCGCCGACGAACCCGCCGGCCGGCTGCCGGTTCCACACCCGCTGCCCGTGGGCCCAGCCGACCCGCTGCGCCGACGAGCGGCCCGCGCTGCGCGAGGTGCTCGACGGGCACCGGGTGGCCTGCCACTGGGCCGAGGACATCGCCGCCGGGCGGATCCGCCCGCACGAGGTGGAGGTCGAACTGGTCCGGCCGGACGACGGAGCCGCGCCGGGTGACACCGGCGAGCTGATCCCGACTCCGTGA
- a CDS encoding ABC transporter substrate-binding protein, with product MQASRLKAAVALTAAAALAVGASGCAKSERDDDGGAAKTGGTFVFAGSGNPKNFDPIFNDDGESFRPIRQMYDTLVQNKPGTADLQGALAESWEHDPAGKVWTFKLRKGVKFHDGTDFNAAAVCFNFDRWFNMKGAAAQSQMIYYSDTFGGFAKNEAEGVGEPVYNKCEAKDDGTAVITMNQYKGAFPGAFALTALSIASPTALKQYDADKVTQNGDSFEYSAFANEHPVGTGPFKFGGWDKAKNEITLTRNDDYWGEKAKVDKLVIKVIADENTRKQELRAGTVQGIDFPAPSDRKALAGEGFQVLDRPAFNVLYLGLNQKNPKLKDLRVRQAIAYALNRQQLVQTKGPGGTKVADEFMPDTVLGYAQDVQKYEYNPEKAKQLLKEAGASNLTLNFYYPTDVQRPYMPNPQEIYTILANDLQAVGIKVNGVARPWNGGYKDDVQQFGKQDLHLLGWTGDYNDPGNFVGTFFGRGKVEFGDQAMTEMFAAIAKADGTVDEAGKKAAWEQVNRDIAAKWLPAVPIWHAPPAIVVTKDVKGLVASPLTDERFNTVSVG from the coding sequence ATGCAGGCGAGCAGGCTTAAGGCGGCCGTGGCCCTCACGGCCGCTGCCGCTCTGGCGGTCGGGGCGTCCGGCTGCGCCAAGAGCGAGCGCGACGATGACGGCGGGGCGGCCAAGACTGGCGGCACCTTCGTCTTCGCGGGTTCCGGCAACCCCAAGAACTTCGACCCGATCTTCAACGACGACGGTGAGTCGTTCCGACCGATCCGGCAGATGTACGACACCCTCGTGCAGAACAAGCCGGGCACGGCGGACCTGCAGGGTGCGCTGGCGGAGAGCTGGGAGCACGACCCGGCGGGCAAGGTCTGGACGTTCAAGCTCCGCAAGGGCGTGAAGTTCCACGACGGCACCGACTTCAACGCGGCCGCGGTCTGCTTCAACTTCGACCGCTGGTTCAACATGAAGGGCGCTGCGGCCCAGTCGCAGATGATCTACTACTCGGACACCTTCGGCGGCTTCGCCAAGAACGAGGCCGAGGGTGTCGGCGAGCCGGTCTACAACAAGTGCGAGGCGAAGGATGACGGCACCGCCGTCATCACGATGAACCAGTACAAGGGCGCCTTCCCGGGTGCCTTCGCGCTGACCGCGCTCTCGATCGCCAGCCCGACCGCGCTCAAGCAGTACGACGCGGACAAGGTCACCCAGAACGGCGACTCCTTCGAGTACAGCGCGTTCGCCAACGAGCACCCGGTCGGCACCGGCCCGTTCAAGTTCGGTGGCTGGGACAAGGCCAAGAACGAGATCACGCTGACCCGCAACGACGACTACTGGGGTGAGAAGGCCAAGGTCGACAAGCTGGTCATCAAGGTCATCGCCGACGAGAACACCCGGAAGCAGGAGCTGCGGGCGGGCACCGTGCAGGGCATCGACTTCCCGGCCCCGTCCGACCGGAAGGCGCTCGCCGGCGAGGGCTTCCAGGTCCTCGACCGCCCGGCGTTCAACGTTCTCTACCTGGGTCTCAACCAGAAGAACCCGAAGCTGAAGGACCTGCGGGTGCGGCAGGCGATCGCCTACGCCCTGAACCGTCAGCAGCTCGTCCAGACCAAGGGCCCGGGTGGCACCAAGGTCGCCGACGAGTTCATGCCGGACACCGTGCTCGGCTACGCGCAGGACGTGCAGAAGTACGAGTACAACCCGGAGAAGGCCAAGCAGCTGCTCAAGGAGGCCGGGGCCAGCAACCTGACCCTGAACTTCTACTACCCGACCGACGTCCAGCGGCCGTACATGCCGAACCCGCAGGAGATCTACACCATCCTCGCCAACGACCTGCAGGCCGTCGGCATCAAGGTCAACGGTGTGGCCCGCCCGTGGAACGGTGGCTACAAGGACGACGTGCAGCAGTTCGGCAAGCAGGACCTGCACCTGCTCGGCTGGACCGGTGACTACAACGACCCGGGCAACTTCGTCGGCACGTTCTTCGGCCGCGGCAAGGTCGAGTTCGGCGACCAGGCGATGACCGAGATGTTCGCCGCCATCGCCAAGGCCGACGGCACCGTCGACGAGGCCGGCAAGAAGGCCGCCTGGGAGCAGGTCAACCGCGACATCGCCGCCAAGTGGCTGCCGGCCGTGCCGATCTGGCACGCCCCGCCGGCCATCGTGGTCACCAAGGACGTCAAGGGCCTGGTCGCCAGCCCGCTGACGGACGAGCGGTTCAACACCGTCAGCGTCGGCTGA
- a CDS encoding HNH endonuclease family protein — MRTRSGARAGWTAALTAVLALGAAGCQPAADEPDAPPSASGNVNKQLGELTVAAAGSMKGYSRSRFPHWRDTGKNCDVRDSVLQRDGESIKLSGCNVVGGRWDSVYDKQVLTDPADVDIDHVVPLANAWRSGADEWDDSKRGDFANDLTRPQLVAVSLRSNRAKGDQDPSQWKPANKSYWCQYAADWVTVKHYWRLTVTSAEKAALTDMLEGCTWASKP; from the coding sequence GTGCGTACGAGATCAGGAGCCCGTGCCGGGTGGACGGCCGCGCTGACCGCGGTGCTGGCCCTCGGTGCGGCCGGGTGCCAGCCGGCGGCCGACGAGCCGGATGCGCCGCCGAGCGCGTCGGGAAACGTGAACAAGCAGCTCGGTGAGCTGACCGTCGCGGCCGCCGGCTCGATGAAGGGGTACAGCCGGTCCCGGTTCCCGCACTGGCGGGACACCGGCAAGAACTGCGACGTCCGGGACAGCGTGCTGCAACGCGACGGGGAGAGCATCAAGCTCTCCGGCTGCAACGTGGTCGGTGGTCGCTGGGACAGCGTGTACGACAAGCAGGTGCTCACCGATCCCGCCGACGTGGACATCGACCACGTGGTGCCGCTGGCCAACGCCTGGCGGTCGGGCGCCGACGAGTGGGACGACTCGAAGCGGGGCGACTTCGCCAACGACCTGACCCGACCGCAGCTGGTGGCGGTTTCCCTCCGCTCCAACCGGGCAAAGGGTGACCAGGATCCGTCCCAGTGGAAGCCGGCGAACAAGTCGTACTGGTGCCAGTACGCCGCGGACTGGGTGACGGTCAAGCACTACTGGCGGCTGACGGTGACCAGTGCCGAGAAGGCCGCCCTCACCGACATGTTGGAGGGCTGCACATGGGCGAGCAAGCCGTGA
- a CDS encoding ABC transporter permease: MLRVIVRRLLQLVVTLIALSALVFVWLRNLPGGPIEALLGERATPERRALLIKALGYDQPILVQYGKFMQRLLTGNFGNSIRSGDPVTDVIGRAFPATVELALAAMVIAVGLGVPLGYLAARYRGRLLDNLSIAGTLLGISIPIFFLGYLLKDVFTQNIHWFPPSGRMSTGVDNTEVTGFFVLDGLLTREFDASADALWHLILPAVTLATIPLAVIVRITRASVLDVLNEDYVRTAEAKGLRHRTIRGRHILRNALLPVVTTVGLQTGALLSGAVLTERVYNWGGLGTLIYDSISGGRDYPVLQALILLAALVFVLVNLLVDLSYAFIDPRVRVR, encoded by the coding sequence ATGTTGCGAGTCATAGTCCGCCGCCTGCTGCAGCTGGTGGTGACGCTGATAGCGCTGTCGGCGCTGGTGTTCGTCTGGTTGCGGAACCTGCCAGGTGGCCCGATCGAGGCGCTCCTCGGTGAGCGGGCCACGCCCGAGCGGCGAGCCCTGCTGATCAAGGCGCTCGGCTACGACCAGCCGATCCTGGTGCAGTACGGCAAGTTCATGCAGCGGCTGCTGACCGGCAACTTCGGCAACTCGATCCGCAGCGGTGACCCGGTCACCGACGTGATCGGCCGGGCCTTCCCGGCCACCGTCGAGCTGGCCCTGGCCGCCATGGTCATCGCGGTCGGGCTCGGGGTCCCGCTGGGTTACCTCGCCGCCCGCTACCGGGGGCGGCTGCTGGACAACCTCAGCATCGCCGGCACGCTGCTCGGCATCTCCATCCCGATCTTCTTCCTGGGCTACCTGCTCAAGGACGTCTTCACCCAGAACATCCACTGGTTCCCGCCGTCCGGGCGGATGAGCACCGGCGTGGACAACACCGAGGTGACCGGCTTCTTCGTCCTCGACGGACTGCTCACCCGGGAGTTCGACGCCTCCGCCGACGCGCTCTGGCACCTGATCCTGCCGGCGGTCACGCTGGCCACCATCCCGCTCGCCGTGATCGTCCGGATCACCCGGGCGAGCGTGCTCGACGTGCTCAACGAGGACTACGTCCGCACCGCCGAGGCGAAGGGGTTGCGGCACCGGACCATCCGGGGTCGGCACATCCTGCGCAACGCCCTGCTCCCGGTGGTCACCACCGTTGGCCTACAGACCGGCGCGCTGCTCTCCGGCGCGGTGCTCACCGAGCGGGTCTACAACTGGGGCGGCCTGGGGACGCTGATCTACGACTCGATCAGCGGCGGCCGCGACTACCCGGTCCTCCAGGCGCTGATCCTGCTGGCCGCGCTGGTCTTCGTCCTGGTCAACCTGCTGGTCGACCTCTCCTACGCGTTCATCGACCCGAGGGTGCGTGTGCGATGA
- the leuA gene encoding 2-isopropylmalate synthase: MAQPVTDAETDPIARQRPSRMPFHRYLPYDRQFRIDLPDRAWPTRRVDAAPRWCAVDLRDGNQALIDPMSPERKRRMFQLLVQMGYKEIEVGFPSASQTDFDFVRQLIEQDLIPADVTIQVLTQCREHLIDRTFQALRGAHRAIVHFYNSTSTLQRRVVFGLDRDGITDIATQGARLCQKYAEIHTPDTEIHYEYSPESYTGTELEYALEVCGKVIEVVDPTPDRKLIVNLPATVEMAMPNVYADSIEWMHRHLPRRDSLVLSLHPHNDRGTGVAAAELGLLAGADRIEGCLFGNGERTGNVDLVTLGLNLFSQGIDPMIDFSNIDEIKRAVEYCNQLPVHERHPYAGDLVYTAFSGSHQDAIKKGFDALHADAAAAGVPVDGFTWAVPYLPIDPKDLGRTYEAVIRVNSQSGKGGVAYIMKTEHQLDLPRRLQIEFSGVVQQVTDHDGGEVEPGTMWEIFARNYLVDHQVDPAVALAGYTIGTADGKVEIEARVGFGGEVRPLAAVGNGPIDAYVNALQALGVAVRVLDYHEHALSSGGDAQAAAYVECEVDGQTVWGVGTDANIVTASIKAVTSAVNRARG, translated from the coding sequence ATGGCTCAACCTGTCACCGACGCCGAGACCGATCCGATCGCCCGGCAGCGCCCCAGCCGGATGCCGTTCCACCGCTACCTGCCGTACGACCGGCAGTTCCGGATCGACCTGCCGGACCGCGCCTGGCCGACCCGCCGGGTCGACGCCGCGCCGCGCTGGTGCGCGGTCGACCTGCGCGACGGCAACCAGGCGCTGATCGACCCGATGTCCCCCGAGCGCAAGCGCCGGATGTTCCAGCTGCTCGTGCAGATGGGCTACAAGGAGATCGAGGTCGGCTTCCCGTCGGCCAGCCAGACCGACTTCGACTTCGTCCGGCAGCTGATCGAGCAGGACCTGATCCCGGCGGACGTCACCATCCAGGTGCTGACCCAGTGCCGGGAGCACCTGATCGACCGGACCTTCCAGGCGCTGCGCGGCGCGCACCGGGCCATCGTGCACTTCTACAACTCCACCTCCACGCTCCAGCGGCGGGTGGTCTTCGGGCTGGACCGCGACGGCATCACCGACATCGCCACCCAGGGCGCCCGGCTCTGCCAGAAGTACGCCGAGATCCACACCCCGGACACCGAGATCCACTACGAGTACTCGCCGGAGTCGTACACCGGCACCGAGCTGGAGTACGCGCTGGAGGTCTGCGGCAAGGTCATCGAGGTGGTCGACCCCACTCCGGACCGCAAGCTGATCGTCAACCTGCCGGCCACCGTCGAGATGGCCATGCCGAACGTGTACGCCGACTCGATCGAGTGGATGCACCGGCACCTGCCCCGGCGGGACAGCCTGGTGCTGAGCCTGCACCCGCACAACGACCGGGGCACCGGCGTGGCCGCCGCCGAGCTGGGCCTGCTGGCCGGCGCGGACCGGATCGAGGGGTGCCTGTTCGGCAACGGCGAGCGCACCGGCAACGTCGACCTGGTCACCCTGGGGTTGAACCTCTTCTCCCAGGGCATCGACCCGATGATCGACTTCTCCAACATCGACGAGATCAAGCGCGCGGTCGAATACTGCAACCAGCTGCCCGTGCACGAGCGGCACCCGTACGCCGGCGACCTGGTCTACACCGCGTTCTCCGGCTCGCACCAGGACGCGATCAAGAAGGGCTTCGACGCCCTGCACGCCGACGCGGCGGCGGCCGGGGTGCCGGTCGACGGGTTCACCTGGGCGGTGCCCTACCTGCCGATCGACCCGAAGGACCTGGGCCGCACCTACGAGGCGGTCATCCGGGTCAACTCGCAGTCCGGCAAGGGCGGCGTCGCGTACATCATGAAGACCGAGCACCAGCTCGACCTGCCGCGCCGCCTCCAGATCGAGTTCTCCGGGGTGGTCCAGCAGGTCACCGACCACGACGGCGGCGAGGTCGAGCCGGGCACCATGTGGGAGATCTTCGCCCGCAACTACCTGGTCGACCACCAGGTCGACCCGGCGGTCGCGCTGGCCGGCTACACCATCGGCACCGCCGACGGGAAGGTCGAGATCGAGGCCCGGGTGGGCTTCGGCGGCGAGGTCCGGCCGCTCGCCGCGGTCGGCAACGGCCCGATCGACGCGTACGTCAACGCGCTCCAGGCCCTGGGCGTGGCGGTACGCGTGCTGGACTACCACGAGCACGCGCTCTCCTCCGGCGGGGACGCGCAGGCCGCCGCGTACGTGGAGTGCGAGGTGGACGGCCAGACCGTGTGGGGCGTCGGCACGGACGCCAACATCGTCACCGCCTCGATCAAGGCGGTCACCAGCGCGGTCAACCGCGCCCGCGGCTGA